CGGACGCGCGAGCCGACAGCACCACCGGCCCGATGGGTTACGACGAGGTGAATCGTGCGCGGGAGGCAGGGAACTTCGGCTGGCCTCTGTTCATCGCCGACAACAAGGCCTACCACGATCGTGATTTCGCTACGGGTACGGTGGGCGAGCCTTTCGATCCTGCGCGGCCGATCAACGACTCCCGCAACAACACGGGAGCGCGCGTGCTTCCCCCCGCGCAGCCGGCGATGATCTACTACCCTTACGAGCGGAGCGAGGAGTTTCCCCGCGTCGGGGAAGGGGGAAGGACCGCGATGGCCGGTCCCCTGTACCGGACGGCTCCGTTCGGCGATTCCGACGTGCGCCTGCCCGACTACTACGACGGCAAGTTCATCCACTACGACTGGATCCGTGGGTGGATGATGGCCACCACGCTGGACGAGAACGGCGACTACGTCTCCATGGAGCCGTTTCTCGAGCACCTGACCTTCGATCACCCCATGGATCTGGAGGTCGGTCCGGACGGCTCGCTGTACCTGCTCGAGTACGGGCCGCTCTGGTTCGCGCCGAATCCCGCGGCGCGGCTGAGCCGCATCGTCTACCACCGTGACAACCGGCCGCCGCGGGCGGTGATCTCCGCCAGTCCCGCGGAGGGCGCCGCTCCGCTCGAGGTGACCCTTTCCGCGGAGGGCTCCGCCGATCCGGACGAGGACGACCGGCTGGAGTACCGCTGGCTCTTCGCCGACGGTAGCTCTCTCACCGGGCAGTCGATCACGCGCACCTTCGAGCAGGCCGGCGAGCACGTCGTGCAGCTCGTCGTCTCCGACGGCTCCGGTGCCGCGGACACCGCGGCGACTACCGTGACGGTCGGCAACGACCCGCCGGTCCTGACGATCGACCTCGAGGGCAATCGGTCCTTCTTCTGGAATGCCGCCACGCGCAACTACCATGTCTCGGTTCGGGACACGGAAGATGGCACGCTGGGGGAGGGAGCGGACCCGACGCGCCTGCGGGTTGCTCTTGAGTTCCAGCCGGGAATCCCGCTCGCCGCCGAGCCTGTCGGCCATCAGACCGAGCAGACTCCGGCCGGATTGGCCTACATCCAGCAAAGTGACTGCAGCGGGTGCCACGGGATCAACGAGGCCTCCGTGGGCCCGAGCTTCCGTCGAGTCGCCGAGCGCTACGCTGGCGCGGACACTGCAGCAGAGCGCCTCGTCCGCAAGATCATCGAGGGAGGGAGCGGGGTCTGGGGAGACCAGGTGATGCCTGCCCACCCGGATATGAGCGAGGACGTGGCGGCCGAGATCGTCCGCTACATCTTCTCCCTGGTTGCTCCGGGAGAGACCCTGCCGACGGAAGGAATGCTGACGCTCAACCGGCACCAGCCGGGAGAGACCGGGGCCTACGTGCTCACGGCGACCTACGTCGATGGCGGGGCGAGTGGAGCGCCCCCGCTGGAGGCGCGGCAACAGGTGGTGCTTCATGCCCCCGTGATTCGCGCCACGGATGTGGCAGACCGGTGGGGGATGCTGGCTCCGGCGGATTCGGCCAACGCGGCCGAGGGAAGCCCGCTGGCCGTGGTGGCGGACGGAGCGTACCTCCACCTCGGCGCGCTCGACCTCACTGGCGTGGCCCAGTTGGTGGTGACGCTGGAGGAGGTGAGCGGCGAAATCACCCTCGAGCTCCGCGCCGGAGCTCCTGATGGCGAGAGGATTGCGACAGGATCGGTGACGGCACCGTCTATGGCGGCACCGGTCGAGGCGCCTCTGACGCTAGCCGCCGAAGGTGAGCACGACCTCTATCTCGTTGTACGCACGCAGGATCCGCTGGTTGGTCCCTGGTCACCTGCGGCGCGCATTCGATCGCTTCGCTTCGATCAGCGCGGGACCGGCGGGGCCGCGGGAACGGAGGCCGAATGAGGTTTTGAGCTCGAGCTCAGGCATCCGTACCCAAAACCCGATCCGTCAATAGAGCAGTAGACGCGTCCGAGTCTGTCATCGCCGGCTGAAGCCGAGCCGGTCGCCCGGTCATCAACAGCGGAGGTGCACATGCCGAGTGGACAGCTCAAGCAGGCTCTTGGACAGCTCTTCGGTAGAGGCGCCGCGGGGGTGGCGATGCCCACGCCGATGAATCGGGCGGAGGTGGAGGCGGCGGTCGGAGAGAAGCGGAGCCTCGCCGGTGTGGATCTGAGCGGCGTCGACCTCACCGGCCTCTCCCTGGCAGGTATGGATCTGCAGGGGACGAACCTCCAGGGAGCCAACCTGCGAGGGGTGGTCCTGAGCGGTGCGAACCTCAGCGACACGCGGCTCTCCGGGGTCGATCTGACGGGCGCCAACCTCGCCGGCGCGAACCTCACGGACGCTAACTGCCTCCGCACCGGGGCGAACCCGGATCAACCGGTGGTGTTACGTGAGGCCAATCTGGTTGGGGCGGTGATGCTCGGCTCCAACCTTGCGCACGCGGATCTCTCCGGGGCCAACCTGGAGGGCGCCGTCCTCAGGGAGGCGAACTTCAACGCCGCCGACTTCACGGGCGCCCGGCTGGTCAATGCGAACCTCGATGGGGTCAATCTACGCCGCGCGCGGCTCGAGGGCGCGGACCTGACCGGCGCCGATCTCTCCACCGCCGACCTGACCCGCGCTGCCTGCGCGCGCGCATCCTTCGCGGGGGCTACGCTGCGGCGCGCCAGTCTCGCCGAGGCCGACCTGCAGGACTGCGACTTCACCGGGGCAAACCTGACGGAGACCGACCTGGAGCGTAGCGATCTCCGCCGCGCGCGGGTTCGGGACGCGACCGTGCTGCGGGCCGACTTCGACGACGCGAAATTGGAGGATGCGGATCTATCCGGTCTCGATACGAGCACCGCATACAACCTGAACGGGTAGGCGGGTCAGACCGCGGTGAGGAAGTCGGGCGCTCAGCCCCGACCAACGTCGCACCGACCCCGCCTGTAGAAGACAGGGCCGCCCCTCCGGCGAGGGGCGGCCTTTTTAGGGAGGCGCAGTGCGTCCGCGCGTCCCGGCGTACACCCGCACTTCGATCTGGTATGTTGAAGAAACCGTCCTACGTCCTGCTGCTCCTCTCGGCGAGCCTGTCGCTCGCTGCCTTTGCCTGGTCCACGCCGCGCACGACCACGGCTGTGCCTCGAGCTGTGATCGAGTCTCACGCCGCGGCGGCACCCATACGGCTGACGGTGGCTCCCAGCGGCAACGTGGCTCGCTATCGCGTGCGGGAGCAGCTCGTGGGGCGAGATCTACCCAACGACGCCGTTGGCGAGACCAGCAAGGTGAGCGGCGCCATCGTAATCGACGAGTCCGGGAAGATCGTGCGCGAGGAGTCGCGGATCGTGGTGGACGTGACGGCGCTGAAGAGCGACTCGGATCGGCGGGACGGCTACGTGCAGCGCCGGCTGCTGGAGGGCGAGCAGCATCCGATGGTGACCTTCGTGCCCACCGAGGTGCACGGGCTCAGCGGAGCGCTCCCGACCAGCGGGACCGCGAATCTTCACCTGGTCGGCGACCTGACGGTGAAGGGCGTGACCCGGCCCACCGCCTGGCAGGTGACGGCTCGCTTCAACGGCCAGCAGATCACCGGCTCCGCCTCCACCGCCTTCACCTTCGATGACTTCAATCTGACCCAGCCGAGGGTACCGGTACTCCTCAGCGTGGCGGACACGATCCGGCTGGAATACGACTTTACGCTGGTGCGGGAGGGGGAGACGGAATAGCCGAGGATAATTACGAATTACGAGTTGCGAATTACTTTCTGGCAATTTTGGATTTTGAATTTTGGATTTCGAATTGGGGGTGGCGCCGAGAATCGAGCCCGGGCGCGGCCCCCAATTCGTAATTCGTAGTTCGTAATTTGCGCCTCAGTCCTTCGGCTTAGCAGTGCGCGTGCCTCGGCTCGATCCCCCGGAGCCGCC
This DNA window, taken from Longimicrobiaceae bacterium, encodes the following:
- a CDS encoding pentapeptide repeat-containing protein produces the protein MPSGQLKQALGQLFGRGAAGVAMPTPMNRAEVEAAVGEKRSLAGVDLSGVDLTGLSLAGMDLQGTNLQGANLRGVVLSGANLSDTRLSGVDLTGANLAGANLTDANCLRTGANPDQPVVLREANLVGAVMLGSNLAHADLSGANLEGAVLREANFNAADFTGARLVNANLDGVNLRRARLEGADLTGADLSTADLTRAACARASFAGATLRRASLAEADLQDCDFTGANLTETDLERSDLRRARVRDATVLRADFDDAKLEDADLSGLDTSTAYNLNG
- a CDS encoding PQQ-dependent sugar dehydrogenase — encoded protein: MRLPSLSAGRFLLAAILVLLLGCDRSRAEPRVLVFGSPDAGTREMVGVLAEEASRNDVELRMSSDPAVVTEDSLALYRGFVLLNTSADELTHRAQADLRRFIEAGGGFLFIGAKPARTWPWLDSIAAGPEGPVEAAENVYLIRSGTQPEDWQDQGFLERLREGFALAAGGEPRYGRIESERVPDASRFEQQILVEGTLNEPTELAVASDGRVFFTERQGALKLYDPATGSDRVIHQFDVFTEEENGLIGITLDPNFDSNGWIYITRTVGDTLDARHRVARFTFDGQAIGDERVLLEVPIDRGCCHTGGSMTFDGHGNLLVSFGDNSNPFATSYAPLDDRPGRELWDARRSSANTQDLRGKIIRIRPQPDGTYTIPEGNLFTDPEQGRPEIYTMGHRNPYRISYDPVRDYLFWGDVGPDARADSTTGPMGYDEVNRAREAGNFGWPLFIADNKAYHDRDFATGTVGEPFDPARPINDSRNNTGARVLPPAQPAMIYYPYERSEEFPRVGEGGRTAMAGPLYRTAPFGDSDVRLPDYYDGKFIHYDWIRGWMMATTLDENGDYVSMEPFLEHLTFDHPMDLEVGPDGSLYLLEYGPLWFAPNPAARLSRIVYHRDNRPPRAVISASPAEGAAPLEVTLSAEGSADPDEDDRLEYRWLFADGSSLTGQSITRTFEQAGEHVVQLVVSDGSGAADTAATTVTVGNDPPVLTIDLEGNRSFFWNAATRNYHVSVRDTEDGTLGEGADPTRLRVALEFQPGIPLAAEPVGHQTEQTPAGLAYIQQSDCSGCHGINEASVGPSFRRVAERYAGADTAAERLVRKIIEGGSGVWGDQVMPAHPDMSEDVAAEIVRYIFSLVAPGETLPTEGMLTLNRHQPGETGAYVLTATYVDGGASGAPPLEARQQVVLHAPVIRATDVADRWGMLAPADSANAAEGSPLAVVADGAYLHLGALDLTGVAQLVVTLEEVSGEITLELRAGAPDGERIATGSVTAPSMAAPVEAPLTLAAEGEHDLYLVVRTQDPLVGPWSPAARIRSLRFDQRGTGGAAGTEAE
- a CDS encoding YceI family protein, with the protein product MLKKPSYVLLLLSASLSLAAFAWSTPRTTTAVPRAVIESHAAAAPIRLTVAPSGNVARYRVREQLVGRDLPNDAVGETSKVSGAIVIDESGKIVREESRIVVDVTALKSDSDRRDGYVQRRLLEGEQHPMVTFVPTEVHGLSGALPTSGTANLHLVGDLTVKGVTRPTAWQVTARFNGQQITGSASTAFTFDDFNLTQPRVPVLLSVADTIRLEYDFTLVREGETE